Proteins from one Sphaeramia orbicularis chromosome 17, fSphaOr1.1, whole genome shotgun sequence genomic window:
- the greb1l gene encoding GREB1-like protein isoform X6, which translates to MGNSYAGQLKSARFEEALHNSIEASLRSSNGDPQPIFTQLYLEPEPYPGNMEDMKPKAHLHGGELPGHDLLNGHSSNDMEDLEDDDDSDTSSPPLPYLHTSPPDGCCTLDGFCQAGKDLRLVSIATESIEVPAGFELVGAKSPSVPEHILVCAVDRRFLPDENGKNALLGFSGNCVGCGEKGFRYFTEFSNHINLKLSTQPKKQKHLKYYLVKNSQGALCKGPLICWKDCKTRQFSSSVSTSKPSSASSLSSKENGGVSGHSPSPYSLSDSPPTRTTQASSVFFSSQDLSRDSSFIKPLTSTPGNKTLPIVPTALRVNGPTNGLSVDGHSPLLSPSQVSLGPQGQGYRTSDLGDSTVSSAMSNGPPKKRHRSWHPSPLVPVPPTVVPVPAFHPTVYSPGATLVVCTPQLPAAEVVQPQPVTTGKAVIVPDITLNSSRVRPVVLIGHGALPYFCGNVVLSPLLVNCYKCNQLTAKTMDSLGLSSSQLLSVETMILLTLQYLARLGPEQIPMREELEQIVLKAMLCCPGGPAISPSQLPWLARLEASVSGGTVQVLVNNNSLKDGISESLRSLNESTHQQQCQPTYVVIICANKMGGNEFCILVLGKYQARTLAEGMLTAIEFLKEISYELITGKVVTMTSFFRTTSLGDNLDKQLLQYQRRMKGQVIQPVLGDVTDHIHSQEAASMSTQPDRELLSKVFQIYPAQLRVARMLLSQVCSIADSGTQNLNLGRFCKVDFVILVPPSNVLMHQTAQRIRQSGVLLDLGIEDALSAHEKSVNYVVCLDDAAPTKMEAFMNKVKQNPYTLFVLIHDDSHVNLTSGTADFGTKGEFQGFADRVVNCQEVLNAMNLLVLQVSSFPYTMQTRQSRISLHNEVHWPPTESPGEQSCKEQVYFGLTDYSSSLQWGVASPILRCDDAFEKMAVTILERYPDLHSMVIRCFLMIQQYTEAMMAMTSSPSLRDHITPETLAMVEDLINAPKREGSQGQGHMILIRIPSPQLAKVARDRLEDVRDKLGLQLCFAVLLRNPEMELNLPDNFISRLKAWRGIVNEKWVPRTFEDLEGLPCILILTGQDPLGETLPRSLKYCDLRLIATGYHTRTALEQELALACTYVTTPVVQEPKKATTQESDGEKANTILNDGDELERPQSNGSAATRTSGSLAENGVSSSDINDSVQRLSTSTSTSTSTCPLECVVTSDSQSFKQECDSVGSQLPSSNSKDSKTTPSLYSSSSSTSSSYSPSSSSTQKPSQSTQCGRAPKPARVSPRTVIMSRPAYNLLSGESGGQLSAISLLPHYDMEWSSPLKPPISQTLRGIEESLYYRQWTTARQHHADYAASSEPHPRRVLLIGPPQVGKTGAYLQFLRILFRMLIRLLEVDVYDEEEQGEEEEETPVSASVNFQWPDIEGIQRLPFDPYPRDPKFRKASPVYSDKMPKCLKVFKQEGESQTPAKRETKSIRLSKFAAHNAFHHCEQCHHYCEAGPASQLSECVFHTFTFCSSMLGEEVQLQFVIPKAKEKHFVFSQQGSHLESMRLPLISNKDTDMLKSPIFTPTTGRQEHGLLNIFHALEGASHLHILVVKQFEMPLYRKYWPNHILLVLPAMFNNAGVGAARFMIKELSYHNLELERNRLEEQGVKRQNVWPFIVMMDDSCVLWNAHQPLDSSESSEGSSAITNVSLKTVLKLMETTPKISLYAMCGTRKWSSGLSHQPRGQPFSRCHLHDFILLNVDLTQNVQYDLNRYSCEEVDFNLRVNSSGLLLCRFNNFSFMKKHIPVGGNKDFLVKPKLMEIENPVPIRPAQYVCAPDSEQTLLDAPAQFLLEKFLQSCSHRLFPMAVENRDNPVLSIDSYLNLSPEITVCYFNSRPHSTNLNHQGLVFSGLLLYLSDSFIVSGLLKKFRFLQGATLCVICQDRSSLRQTIVRLELEDEWQFRLWDEFQTANCSADRPLYFLTGRHN; encoded by the exons ATGGGGAATTCATACGCCGGGCAGCTGAAATCTGCCCGATTTGAAGAGGCTCTCCATAACTCTATTGAGGCATCGCTGCGCTCGAGCAATGGAGATCCACAGCCCATCTTCACACAGCTTTACCTTGAGCCAGAGCCGTATCCTGGTAACATGGAAG ACATGAAACCCAAAGCTCACCTCCATGGTGGAGAGCTGCCAGGCCATGACCTGTTAAATGGCCACTCTTCCAATGATATGGAGGATCTAGAGGACGATGATGACTCAGACACCAGCAGCCCTCCTCTTCCTTACTTACATACCTCTCCACCAGATGGCTGCTGCACACTGGACG GGTTCTGTCAGGCCGGCAAGGACCTCCGCTTGGTCTCCATAGCAACAGAGTCCATTGAAGTCCCAGCAGGCTTTGAGTTGGTCGGCGCCAAGTCCCCCAGCGTCCCTGAGCACATCCTGGTGTGTGCTGTGGACCGCCGCTTTTTGCCCGATGAGAATGGGAAAAATGCACTTTTAG GTTTTTCAGGAAATTGTGTCGGCTGTGGAGAGAAGGGTTTCAGATACTTCACTGAGTTTTCTAACCACATCAATCTGAAGTTATCCACTCAGCCCAAAAAGCAGAAGCACTTAAAATACTACCTGGTGAAGAATTCTCAGGGTGCTCTGTGCAAAGGACCCCTAATCTGCTGGAAAG ACTGTAAAACCCGACAGTTCTCCAGCAGTGTGTCAACATCCAAACCCAGCTCGGCCTCCTCTCTCAGCAGTAAAGAAAATGGAGGCGTCAGTGGACACAGCCCATCTCCTTATTCACTCTCAG ATTCTCCACCTACCAGAACAACACAAGCgtcttcagtgtttttcagcagCCAGGACCTCAGTAGAGACAGCAGTTTCATCAAACCTCTGACCTCTACACCTGGAAACAAGACTCTACCAATAG TACCCACAGCTTTGAGGGTGAATGGCCCGACTAATGGCCTGAGTGTTGATGGTCATTCTCCGTTACTGAGCCCCTCCCAAGTATCATTAGGGCCTCAAGGTCAGGGGTATCGTACCTCTGATTTAGGAGACAGCACTG TGTCCTCTGCCATGAGCAATGGTCCTCCAAAGAAACGTCATCGCAGCTGGCATCCCAGCCCACTGGTTCCTGTTCCACCAACAGTTGTCCCGGTGCCTGCCTTCCATCCGACAGTTTATTCTCCAG GAGCTACATTAGTAGTATGCACCCCTCAGCTACCAGCAGCAGAGGTCGTCCAGCCCCAACCTGTGACCACTGGAAAGGCTGTCATTGTTCCTGACATCACGCTCAACTCTTCGAGAGTTCGCCCTGTCGTACTCATTG GGCATGGCGCTTTACCTTATTTCTGTGGTAATGTAGTGTTGAGCCCCCTGCTGGTCAACTGCTATAAGTGCAACCAGCTGACAGCAAAAACCATGGACTCCTTGGGCCTCAGCAGCAGCCAGCTGCTCAGCGTGGAGACAATGATTTTGCTCACTTTACAATACCTTGCACGTTTAG GTCCAGAACAGATTCCTATGAGAGAGGAACTCGAGCAGATTGTTTTAAAGGCCATGCTGTGCTGTCCTGGGGGTCCAGCCATCTCCCCATCCCAGTTGCCCTGGTTGGCTCGGCTGGAAGCCAGTGTGTCTGGCGGCACTGTACAAGTTTTGGTCAACAATAACTCTTTGAAAGATGGCATTTCAGAGTCGCTGCGTTCTCTCAATGAAAGCACGCACCAGCAGCAGTGCCAGCCCACATATGTGGTCATTATTTGTGCCAATAAAATGGGCGGCAATGAGTTCTGTATCCTTGTTTTGG gaaaatatcaagcTCGGACTTTAGCTGAAGGAATGTTGACAGCCATTGAGTTTCTTAAGGAAATCAGCTATGAGCTCATCACAGGGAAGGTCGTCACCATGACATCTTTCTTCAGAACCACCTCGCTTG GAGACAATCTGGACAAGCAGCTGTTGCAATACCAGCGCAGAATGAAGGGACAGGTCATCCAGCCCGTTCTGGGCGATGTGACTGACCACATCCACTCCCAGGAGGCTGCCAGCATGTCAACACAGCCAGACAGAG AGCTGTTAAGTAAGGTCTTCCAAATTTATCCAGCCCAGCTGAGAGTGGCTCGAATGCTTCTCTCTCAAGTCTGCTCCATCGCTGACTCAGGGACCCAGAACCTTAATTTGGGGCGTTTCTGTAAAGTGGACTTTGTTATATTGGTCCCGCCTTCAAATGTCCTGATGCATCAGACAGCACAGCGGATCCGACAATCAG GAGTGCTGCTGGACCTTGGGATTGAAGATGCCTTGTCAGCCCATGAGAAATCAGTCAATTATGTGGTGTGTCTGGATGATGCCGCGCCTACTAAGATGGAGGCCTTCATGAATAAAGTCAAACAGAACCCCTACACACTGTTTGTCCTCATTCATGACGACTCCCACGTCAATCTCACAAG TGGTACAGCCGACTTTGGGACCAAAGGGGAGTTTCAGGGTTTTGCTGACCGGGTGGTGAACTGCCAAGAAGTATTAAATGCCATGAACCTGCTGGTCCTGCAAGTCAGCAGCTTCCCCTACACTATGCAGACCCGTCAGTCCCGCATAAGCCTCCACAATGAAGTTCACTGGCCCCCCACTGAAAGTCCG GGGGAGCAGTCTTGCAAGGAGCAGGTCTACTTTGGCTTGACGGACTACAGCAGCTCCCTGCAATGGGGTGTGGCCAGCCCCATTCTGCGTTGTGATGATGCTTTTGAAAAGATGGCTGTTACCATCCTGGAAAG ATATCCAGACCTACACAGTATGGTGATTCGCTGCTTCCTGATGATTCAGCAGTACACTGAGGCTATGATGGCGATGACCTCTTCTCCATCCCTGAGAGACCACATAACTCCAGAGACTCTGGCCATGGTGGAGGACTTAATAAACGCCCCGAAAAGAGAGGGATCCCAGGGCCAGGGCCACATGATACTGATCCGTATCCCCTCACCACAGCTGGCAAAGGTGGCCCGGGACAGACTGGAGGATGTGCGGGACAAACTGGGGCTCCAGTTGTGTTTCGCTGTGTTGCTAAGAAACCCTGAGATGGAGCTCAACCTGCCTGACAACTTCATCAGCCGCCTTAAG GCATGGAGGGGCATTGTGAATGAAAAGTGGGTACCGCGAACCTTTGAGGATCTTGAAGGGCTGCCATGCATCCTTATCCTGACAGGACAAGACCCACTTGGAGAGACATTGCCCAG GTCCCTTAAATATTGTGACCTACGCCTGATAGCCACTGGCTACCATACTCGTACAGCCCTGGAGCAGGAACTGGCTTTAGCCTGCACCTATGTGACCACACCTGTGGTCCAAGAGCCCAAAAAAGCTACAACTCAGGAGTCAGATGGAGAGAAGGCCAACACAATTTTGAATGATGGAGATGAGCTGGAAAGGCCTCAAAGTAACGGCAGTGCTGCTACCAGAACTTCAG GCTCTTTGGCAGAGAATGGTGTCAGTTCTTCTGACATTAACGACTCGGTCCAGAGGCTGTCCACATCCACGTCCACGTCCACATCCACCTGTCCGCTTGAATGTGTCGTCACTTCAGACAGTCAAAGCTTCAAGCAGGAGTGTGATTCTGTAGGGAGCCAGCTCCCTTCTAGCAACTCCAAAGACTCCAAGACAACTCCTTCTCTTTATTCCAGTTCCTCATCAACATCATCGTCATACTCGCCATCTTCCTCCTCTACCCAGAAGCCCAGTCAGTCCACACAGTGTGGCCGTGCCCCAAAGCCTGCGCGAGTGTCACCACGAACAGTCATAATGTCCCGACCGGCGTACAACCTGCTTTCAGGAGAGTCGGGGGGTCAGCTGAGCGCCATATCCCTGCTGCCTCATTATGACATGGAGTGGAGTAGCCCACTGAAGCCTCCTATCAGTCAAACCCTGCGAGGGATAGAGGAGAGCTTGTACTATCGCCAGTGGACCACTGCCAGGCAGCATCACGCAGATTATGCAGCATCTTCTGAACCTCATCCACGACGCGTGCTACTCATTGGACCTCCACAG GTGGGAAAAACAGGTGCCTACCTGCAGTTTCTGCGTATCCTGTTTAGGATGCTCATCAGATTGTTGGAGGTTGATGTATATGATGAGGAAGagcagggagaggaggaagaag AAAcaccagtttcagcttcagtaaaTTTCCAGTGGCCTGACATTGAAGGAATTCAAAGGCTGCCATTTGACCCCTACCCTCGAGACCCTAAGTTTAGGAAGGCCAGTCCTGTTTACTCTGACAAGATGCCAAAGTGCTTAAAAG TGTTTAAACAAGAAGGAGAGAGCCAAACACCAGCTAAACGAGAGACCAAGTCCATACGTTTGAGCAAGTTTGCTGCCCATAATGCCTTTCACCACTGTGAACAGTGTCACCATTACTGTGAAGCAGGCCCAGCTTCGCAG CTGTCAGAGTGCGTCTTCCATACTTTCACCTTCTGCTCCTCCATGCTGGGAGAAGAGGtccagcttcagtttgtcattccCAAAGCCAAGGAGAAGCACTTTGTCTTCAGTCAGCAGGGAAGCCATCTAGAGAGCATGCGCCTGCCACTGATCTCTAACAAG GATACTGATATGTTGAAGAGTCCAATCTTTACCCCAACAACGGGACGCCAAGAGCACGGCCTGCTCAATATTTTCCACGCCCTGGAGGGTGCATCTCATTTACACATCCTGGTAGTCAAACAGTTTGAGATGCCTCTTTACAGGAAGTACTGGCCCAACCACATTCTGCTTGTCCTGCCCGCTATGTTCAACAATGCAGGAGTCG GTGCTGCGCGCTTCATGATCAAAGAGCTGTCGTACCACAACCTGGAGCTCGAGAGAAATCGTTTGGAGGAGCAAGGTGTCAAGAGACAAAATGTATGGCCTTTCATTGTCATGATGGATGACTCCTGCGTGTTGTGGAATGCCCACCAGCCACTAGACAGCAG TGAATCATCAGAGGGAAGTTCAGCCATCACCAATGTGTCTCTGAAAACGGTGCTGAAGCTAATGGAGACAACACCAAAGATTTCCCTCTACGCAATGTGTGGAACACGCAAGTGGAGCAGCGGCCTGTCCCATCAGCCTCGTGGCCAGCCTTTCAGCCGATGTCACCTCCACGACTTTATCCTGCTCAACGTGGACCTGACGCAGAACGTTCAGTATGACCTCAATCG gtaCAGCTGTGAGGAGGTGGATTTTAATCTGAGGGTGAACAGCAGTGGGCTGTTGCTGTGTCGCTTCAACAATTTCAGCTTCATGAAGAAACACATTCCAGTTGGGGGGAACAAAGACTTTCTGGTCAAACCTAAACTCATG GAAATAGAAAATCCTGTCCCAATCAGACCAGCGCAGTACGTCTGCGCCCCAGACAGTGAGCAGACCCTCCTGGACGCCCCGGCCCAGTTCCTTCTAGAAAAGTTCCTCCAGAGCTGCAGCCATAGACTGTTTCCAATGGCTGTTGAGAACAGAGATAACCCAGTTCTGTCCATCGACAGCTACCTCAACCTCAGCCCAGAG ATTACTGTGTGCTACTTCAACTCTCGTCCACACTCCACCAACCTGAACCACCAGGGTCTGGTGTTCAGCGGCCTGTTGCTGTACCTCAGCGACTCCTTCATTGTCTCTGGACTCCTCAAGAAATTCCGTTTCCTCCAAG GTGCCACCCTCTGTGTGATCTGCCAAGACAGAAGCTCCCTGCGTCAGACCATCGTCAGACTGGAACTGGAAGACGAATGGCAGTTCCGCCTGTGGGACGAGTTTCAGACGGCCAACTGCAGCGCAGATCGACCCCTCTACTTTCTGACAGGCCGCCACAATTGA